Genomic window (Pongo abelii isolate AG06213 chromosome 4, NHGRI_mPonAbe1-v2.0_pri, whole genome shotgun sequence):
cgcctccacctctcaaagtgctggaattacaggcatgagccgctctGCTTGGCCAGTggtattgttttaattttggtgttcatgtgtctgttgctaatatatagaaatacaattgatgtAATTTTATCTTCTGCCctgtaactttgctgaattcatttatagaagttctctctctctctttctttttgcatttttcttccttctctacctttgttcctcctcttcctcctcctccttctcctcctcctcctcctcctccttttcttctttctgtagaTTTTCTGGGATTTTCTACACAATCATGTCACCTAGAAATaggaagttttatttctttcattctctcttgtgtgacttttgttttccttttttgcccTTTGCACTGGCTTGAACATCCAGTTTTATGCTAAGAGCATTATTATTAAGAATATTGAGAGTAGACAGCTTTGCCATGTTCCTGTTCTTAGGAGAAAAACATTCAGTTTTACCATCAATGTTAGTGGTAGGCTTTATGTAGATTCTCTCTACTGAGTTGTGAAATTTCCTCTCTATTCCTATTTTTATAagaacaacttttttaaaaaaaagatgtggggtcttgctatgttgccaggatggcctcaaactcctgggctcaagtgatcttctcacctcagccccccagtagcttggactataggagTACCACACCAACCCAGCtagaatgaatattttaaaatgctttaaaaagttttgcatcaattgattttcttttcttctttagcctatgCGATTTTTCTTTTTAGCCTATAAATATAGTGGATTATATTGATTGAATTTTGAAGGTTGAATCAGTCTTGCATCCTTGGAATAgaccccacttggtcatggtatgtAATTCTTTATACATAttgctgaattctgttttctaatattttattaagaatttttgcatctatatttattagGAATATtggtatgtagttttcttttttgttgctctCTTTGTCTGATTAGGTATCAGGGTATTAAtaacttcataaaatgaattgagaaatcatctctcttcctctttttctggaagagattgtgtagaattaatgttaattcttctttaaacatttgacaGAATTTCCCAGTGAAACCATGTAGTcatggagatttcttttttgggagtttaacaattacaaattcaatttccttTATAGTTATAGGGCATGAAATTTACTTATTTCATATTGAGTGAGTTGTAGcagtttgtgttttttgagaaatttgtccatttcatctaagttgtcaaattcatGTCCATAGCTTTGTTTGTGgggttttcttgcttttttttttgatgtctgCAGGATCTGTAATTGTATCTTCTGCTTTATTCTTAATATTGTCAATTTTCTAGGAATGGCAGTCTCGCTGGTTTGTTcttaatatgtgtatatttttagttACACAAGTTATATGTTGGTACATTTTTGTTATAGAATTCTAACCATCCAGAGTATGAAATATAAGGAATAGAGTTCTCTTTCATTATCTTCTGCACCTGTTCCTCTCATCCTCCTTGACTCAGAGGTAAGGAAAGTGAACAGTTTGGGGTATGTCTTCCAGGACTGTGACTCCTACCCCTAAGTAATATTTGGTCACCTGGTGGACATTTTTTCCCTGACTCTTCAAGGATCAGAAGGAGTTTTGATGATGAAACTGGTGGTGGGGGAAGTCAAAGAGGAACAGAGGAAAGCCAGAGGGGGAGGTCAGAGGGAGGAACAAACAACCATCTTTGTCTGCTACAAGAGGAGGCTCCTTTGATCTAGTGTCCCCACATGTTCCCCGCATGAAGGCTATGACTTCAGGGGCAGATGTAGAATGGGCTCTTTTGGTGGGTACCAGATGAAGGAGTCCATAAGCCTAGCTTCTGGAAAACATCTGATCTTTCAGCAAATTCTGTTGTCTCTTCCTACAAAATACATCCAGAAGATGACCACTATCCATTATTTTCACAACTAACATTGTGATCCAAACCAGTCTCATCTCTCTCCTGGATTATTGCAATAGGCCCACTGTTCTCTCTGATTCGGCCTTTGCCTTCTAAAAGTCTATTCTCAACACAGTTACCAGAGTGATCTTTTCAAATGTAATTTCTCATGCAAAACTCTCCAAGCTTCCCATGTCACTGAATCTAAAACTAATCAATTGTCTAGACCTAACTACCTGTTTACAAGGCAATGCAGCTCATAGGGGAACATCTAGATAACATCACAAGAATACAATTAACCATTTCCAAACTGtggaaaattctagaagataaattACTTAGTTTTTTCCAACAGGTGAATGCCTTAAAAAGGGAGGGAGAACTGTTGTAGACTAAAAGATGTATCGAACAATTACAATGTGTGGACTTTGTTTGGATCTTGATCTCAACAATACAGTTATACAAAGATATTTTAGCATATTTGGAGGAAACTGAGTATGGCTTggttattaaattatataaaagaatTATGATTAAATTCATTTGGTGAGATAATGATATTTCTgttatgctttttaaaagttcatatcTTTGTAGGTACATACTGCTGCGTTCAAGCAGAAATGACATAatgtctggaatttgctttaaaatacagCAAGTCCCCCACTCCTCTATCTCAAACacctaaataaaaagaaatgaacaaaagactaaaagtgtgtgtgtgtggtggatgGAACAAGAATGGCAGAATACTGATAACTGTTGAAACTGGATTATGTGTACATGAAACTGCATTCCTATTATACAATTCTCTCTACTTTAGTCTGAAAATTTCTACCACACGAAAAAATGCACTTTGGCCCCTCTTTTTTAGGGATTCTTTAAGAAACTGGAGATTTAATCTCATCAGCATTTTTTTACAAGGCTACATTTGCCCTATCTTCATTCTCCTTCTGCCTGGGGACAGTCTGCAGTGCCCTTTCAAATTTGGGCCCATCTTGGTCCTCTGGGCATTTCTACTGCTTTTTTAATGCAGTGATTTCTGGGAGTCCCCCTCATACTTGTCAACTAATAGTCCCACTGGATTGGGGCCACTGCCCCAAATGAGGTGTCTCTAATTTTAGATTGGAATCAGGAAGATCCAGATGGGTTGCCACTTATAACTGGTATACATTTCAGCCCATGAGCAGAGATGTGTAGGAAATAGTATGCAATTTTCTTATATAACTccatttaatttgtaatttaagCCTTGGTTCTGTTGATGTCCTGTTTGGATTTCCACACCTCCCTATTTGGAAATCATACAGGGCTGAGGTTTTGAGGGTGGGGTGAGAGCATAGTCTCTGGTTATTGGAGCATACAGCTGAAGTTTAGATGCCCATCAGCTCAGTTGCCAGAGAGTCTTTAGGTGGCGTAGCTCCTATGCCATGTGTGAGATAGGTCGCCATGATTCTGCCTGTATGCGTAATACAGCCAGCCCTTCTTGAAGTTTTTGCCACATGTACCTCTTCAGCCACATTTTAGAGGGCTCCTTTCCTCCATAGTTTGAagatccctctctctctctgacctaaTCAGTACCTCTCAACACTGTAGTAGAGTAAGAAGGGGGCAtgcctaatttaaaaaatcctgcTTCTGTTGTGTTTCTGCTAACTTTCCTCTTTCCTATAGAGTCTgagattttagaaataaaagtcaggtggggtgtggtggctcagcaatttgggagcctgaggcaggaggatagcttgaggctaggagttcaagaccaacctgggcaacatactgagaccctgtttctcaaaaaaaaaaaaaccaacaaaaaaaaattagccaggtgtggtgattcgTGTctggtgcctgttgtcccagctactcgggaggctgaagtatgaggatcacttgagcctaggggcTGAAGTGAccctatgatcacaccactgcactccagcctgggcaacagagagagaccctgtctctgactaaacaaaacaaaataaaaacaacaacaacaaaaaagaaaagtcaagatGATATACATGCTATTGCTGCTTTCAGCCCTGCCATACCCCTCCTCTGAGCAATGAACACAAAGCCTGCTAcctgcttgagtccagaagggaAAGggtgaaaaaaaaggagaaaagaaaaaaattaaacagaaacatGTTAACATCTCAAAATATTCTGCCACATTTGAAATACGGGAGAGTTGAATTCATTAGAGGACTTCTATTGGAAAAAAGGAATTGTTTTTGAAAACGAGGTCTCTGCAGTTGCACAGACTGTGTTGGACCTAGGTCCGCAGAACGCTGTGATGTCATCATTGAGGTCAGAGAATCTGCTGTGGGCCTGGTGAACTTTGAACCTTAACAGCCTTGCAGTGTAGTGGGCACTGGGCAGTGCTGCTCCTTCACTAAGCGGTCTGAGTTATTTAGCTATTTAGGAGATTCAACTACGTTTATTCTTACTGAATCTTTTTAATGAATTTCCTGAGAGCCAAGAAGGGCCAATCTACAGGAAAAACTGGGAGGTGGACATTAAGCATCTTCTAGAAACTCTTCTAGCTGATATCATGAAACGACGACAAAAGAGgaaacatttggaaaatgaagAGTTCCAGGAAACCTCTGAGAAGGGAGGAGGTATGTGCGGGGCAAACTGTCTGGGGCACAAGCGTCACTGGCCAGCCAGAgcctgcttcttcttttttttttttttgagacggagtctcgctctgtcgcccaggctggagtgcagtggcacgatctcggctcactgcaagctccgcctcccaggttcacgccattctcctgccccagcctccagagtagctgggactacaggtgcccaccaccacgcccggctaattttttgtatttttagtagagatggggtttcactgtgttagccaggatggtctcgatctcctgacctcctgatccgcctgcctcggcctctttttttttttctgagatggagtcttgctctcttgcccaggctggagtgcagtggtgtgatctcggctcactgcaagctccgcctcccaggttcaggccattctcctgcctcagcctcccgagtagctgggactacaggcgcccaccaccatgcccagctaattttttttttttgtatttttagtagagacagggtttcaccttgttagccaggatggtttcggtctcctgacctcatgatccacccacctcggcctcccaaagtgttgggattacaggtgtgagccatcgctccCGGCCAGCCTGAGCCTTCTTTAGGGAGGAGGAACTGAGGAGAATGTACCACCTATGCAGTAGGGAGGGGGAGACCTGGCTGTTGGCTGATGCCAGCACATCCATCTTGAGGGTACCCGGATGTGAGATGGACAGGAAGTTCAGATGCCACTGGCACACAGAAAGCCAACCCTGCTGGGCTGAGAACTTTTGTTCTGGGGCTGCTGGTACCTGGAACTATGCCAGTCTCAGGCAGGCGGGGGACCCACTTACAAAGACCCAGTGATGCAGCCTGAGTCTCGtctttctctcttattctctTTATTTGCTCTTTCCCTGGGGTGACTGAGGTGGATGGTGTGAAGGGTGCTGGTAGAAATCTATGATTTGCACTACCCCTTTTAGCAGAAATGAGAGTAGCCCAATGAGTTAAAGGCCTTGTTGAAAAATATCTTGAGAAGTGAAATGCTTGTTAGAAAGTAGATTAAACACTTGTTAGGGATGGCGTCATAGTGAAACCACGCCAATTCTTCAGCAGGAAGAATTAACCAATTAATCCAATAGAGTTTGTGAATCCACAGTGTGGGACTTTCCAGAGGAAATGAAGCACAGGGTAAGGGCCTTAGATCGCTGTCAATTTACTTCCCAGGCTGCATGATAATGGCATGTATTAAATGTAAACAAGCTGCTTATCCTGAAAGGGGGATGCTCACATGCAGGAGACAGGGCAGAAAGGAGCCTGCCCCAGAGATGGCCCTGGAGTCTTCTGCCCCAATTAGAGCTCAGCAGCGCCTATGAGGCCGAAGGTGGTAAGGACCTGTAGGTTGAGCCCTGGGAATGGAGGCGTGGAGAGTAGGCAtggagagcagggggctgggacAGGAAGGGGAAGGCGATGGTTTTCCTTCATCTACCCTTACATTTCAGAATGTTTTGtctgcctgtgtatgtgtgtctgtgtgtacacgtgcgtgtgtgtgttgggaggagGAGGACTGGAGATAATGGGTGCACAGTGGTGGGGTCTGCGGGATGAACTTCCTATCACCATGCCTGGGCCTGGGCAACACTCAATACACCTAACAGTGTATACCGAATTTTTGTTAATGGTATTCCAGGAGACAGTCACTCATACGCCCATATATACTCTGATACAGAAAAAGAGTcacacacctccacacacagTGCATATAATTATACACACATACTGTTCCTCTATTACATACTCACACAACCCATGTGTGTGACAGTCTTTTCTTCCTACAGAGATTTCTTGTGTgtgagggctgtgtgtgtgtgtctcctccACTCTCACACAAACCCAGCTACGTTAAACTAACTCTAAATACCTCTTTAAGAGCCAGTCACACATCATACATACCATATCTGCAACACATTGTGTAGCAGAGCCAGGCCTGCTTTGCACAGACCACAACGGAACAAAGATTCACCACCATCCCCTTATTAGGGTTGCCGGATAAAATACAGGATGTTCAGTTACACTTGAATATCAGATAAACCACCAATgattttttagtataagtgtgTCCCAAATATGGTATGGAACATACTGACACTAAAAATAAGTatgacaaatattgcatgggacacacttacactaaaaaaattatttgtaatttatctaaaattcaaatttaactaagcatcagctttttttgtttgctaaatCTGGTGACCCTTATATATTCATAATGAGCTGACCTATGATAAACATATATTTCTGCTTAATGTCTGTCTTCCTTGTCTAGAAAGGAAAGTCCACTTAGAAGAAGGACTGTTTTGTTCAGTATTCCCAGAGACTAGAAGAGTGGACTGGTGTCTGATTCATGGTAGCTGTTCATGAAATATTGccagatgaatgaattaatgtacATTATAAATACAAGCCACACCATATAATCAGGAAAAGTTACATATTGCATAATTCCAGGGTTGTAAACACAAACTATGCACACAAActccacagacacagacacatgtTTCTACAATATACCTACACAAATCTACACATATCAAAGGCTACCTGATATGTATCACTCTTACATTTCAGACGTATTCATAGTCACCACACAGGCCTATGTTCCTATTGATACACTATCAAAATACCTGTTGACTGTAATTAAACTGGAGTACACTATCAAAATACCTGTTGACTGTAATTAAATACTGGAGTATCCACCAGAAGCCTGTCTCACAAACCATGTGTGTTCACTACACCGGACATATGTCagccactcagtaaatatttgttggatggtAAATGATGCACAAATATTCCCCATCCATCATATCTCTGTGCCCTTCATACCTTTCTCAGGAATGTCAAAGTCCCAAGAGGATGCCCTGCAGCCTGGATCCACTAGAGTGGCCAAAGGCTGGAGCCAAGGGGTGGGAGAAGTTACTTCTACCTCCGAATACTTCTCCTGCGTTTCTTCTTCACGCAAGCTCATCCACGGTGGTAAGGGTGCAGGGTTCCTTGGGCACATGGCTCCTTGGCTGTGGGGTTCATTGGGCATGAAAATCTTTGAGTGTGGGGCTCTGTGGGCATGAGACTCTTTGGTTGCAGTGCTGCTTGGGTGTAAGACTCTTTGGGAGTGGGGCTTTTTGGGTTTGGGGCTCCTTCGGTGTGACACTCTTTGGGTGTGGGCCTCCTTGGATGTGAGATTCTCTGGGTGTGAGGTTCCTTGAGCACGAGACTCTGGATGCAGGGCGCTATGGGTATGAGAATCTTTGGGTGCTGGACTCCTTAGGCATGGGATTGGGTGCAGGGCTCCTTGGGTAGGGGGCAGGAGGCCCATAGATCCAAGGATGAGGCTAAGAAGAAACCCAGGGCAGTTGGATATGATCAGAGCTCTGCAGAGGTGTCTGGGCAAGATGACAGAGCTGTTAGAAGAGCGTGGATATAAGCTCAGTGTAGGAGAGCATGAGCCCTGGTGTGCAGTCAGGCAGTCAGGGAGCAGAGGCCAGAAAAGTCTGCTCTTGGGGTGTAGGGCCACAGGTCCAGATTAAGCACCTTCAGCGGAACTATTTGGGCTCTGCCTTTGCCTTCCAGAGAAAGAGTTCCTCAGCCCAGGCCTCCAGCACTACAGCGGGACTCTAGCTCAGGCCCACACCTCACACATACAGCCACACGCTCCACAGGTACTCTCTCTGCACACACACCACCCGAATGCATGACCTGCAGTGTCATTCTCCCACACTACCTCCCACGTTCCACAAATAACACATCAATGATGGCACCAACTCACATCTTCATAGCACACACACGCTGCCGACATTCCACATATGCTGCAGTCCTCACCACCATACTTCACACCCCTATATACGGACACCCCACCAACATCCCTACACGCAAATGACACTAGAATCACTACCCCACAATATGAACAACAAATACCAAGCTCACCACACAGCTGCATCACACCACAGTCCCTGTCTCCTGCACCACACATATTCAACTTACATTCCCTCAGCTCCTGGCATGGCCCATGCATCTGCTCATGTTTctaatttcctttcccaggaaTCCAGAGAATACATCGAGACAGCCCCCAGCCTCAACCCCCCTTGGCCCAGGTTCAGGAACGAGGAGAGACTCCTCCCCACTCACAACATGTCTCCTTGTCGTCCCATTCGTCCTATAAGACTTGTGTGTCCTCTCTGTGTGTAAACAAAGAGGAAAGGGGCATGAAAATATACTACATGCAGGTACAAATGAAAAAAGGTGTGGCTgtctcctgggagacagaggaaacTTCGGAGTCCTTAGAAAAGCAGCCAAAGATGGAAGAAGTGACCCTTTCTGAGGTTGTGAGGGTAGGTACTCCCCCCTCTGATGTGTCCACCAGAAACCTCCTGTCTGACAGTGAGCCCAGCGGGGAGGAGAAAGAGCATGAGGAAAGGGCAGAATCAGACAGCCTGCCAGGCTCACCCACCGTTGAAGACACACCCAGGGCCAAGACTCCTGACTGGCTGGTGACCATGGAGAATGGCTTCAGGTGCATGGCCTGCTGCCGGGTGTTCACCACCATGGAAGCCCTCCAGGAGCATGTGCAGTATGGGATCAGAGAGGGCTTCAGCTGCCACGTCTTTCATCTTACCATGGCTCAGCTGACAGGCAACATGAAATCAGAGAGCACCCAAGACAAGCAGAAggaggaaaatggaaatgaggaggaggaggaagagaaaccagaagcaaagaaggaggaggagaggcagtcCACAGAGGAAGACCTTGGCCTGAGGAGATCCTGGAGCCAATGTCCAGGCTGTGTGTTTCATTCTCCAAAGGACAGGAAGTGAGCAAAGGCTGGGTTGTGGGTCCGCTGAGGGAGCAATGGCTTCCCCCAGCCAGtactgtctccccagttcagGCTTAGGTCTCTGTAAGGAAGATTTGGGGGCTTTATTGCCTCAGGGAACAATGGAGGGGGACATAACTGGGATCCCTGCTTCTTGCCTAGGCATCTAATAAAGTCTTGATTGTAAGTCAGGATTTGTCTTGACCTTTCCAGTTCCTGCAGGAAATTCTGAGAATTTCAAAGGTCGCATTAACTAAGAAGTGTCTTTCTTTGGTTTGATTTTCACACAGCAGCTGAGACTTATGGGCCAGAAAATACTGGAAGATGGTGTGGCCTTCTCTTGCAAGAGGTAAGGAGTGAGACTTGCAGTTTTCTGAGGCTGTGTTGTGAGGGCCCAGAGGAATCCAAGGGAAGGATTCTCAGGGATGCACTGGGTCACCTGGTGGCTCTGCAGCCGCATTAACTTGTCGTGCACCTGGTGCTTCTGGGGTAATTGTCCTCCATTTGCTTAGATGACAAGGTGAGGAGCATTGACTGGGAACTTTCTCAATGTCTCCAAGATTTTCCTCAATTCTGAGAGGAAGTACTGCAGCTCTTCTTGGCAGAGAAAGCTCAGTGTAACCTCAAGGGCCAGGATTGGCCTGAAAGGACAGGGTGCCAGCAAGATCAGAGGTGTGGAGTCTGAGAGCCTTTGGCCTGAGCTGGGATCTCACCTCAGCCCATGGGTATAGCCCTTGGGGAAAAGGGGAATTTGGAGAGGTAACAACATCATCCTGATGAGATACCAAGAGACCTGGAAATGTTTCAGAACCTTCATTTTGCTGCATTTGATCTGGAAATGAACTCACTGTGGGGTGCATGGCTCTGAGCTTTAAAACAAAGGTGAAGGGTAACTGACTAGCAATGCTTGTATTGTTTCTTGCCTCTTCCTGTTCTGCCTCAATTGTTTTCTTCACTTCCAGGGAGAAGAAAGATCCATGGAGATAGCAGCAGACAGGCTGCCCAAGGTATGAAGGAGATGAGGGACCAGCATTCAGTCTAACATGTAAACATCATGTGTAATAAAGGTTGTGCTTCAAACCTTCCCTGGATACATTatttaattaacaaattaatCTACCTATctattcatcattttcttttttttcctttttctttttctttttcttcttcttcttcttctttttttttttttttttctgagatggagtttcacttttgttgcccaggctggagtgcagtggcatgatcttggctcactgcaacctatgcctcccgagttcaagtgattctcctgcctcagcctcccaagtagctgggattacaggcatgtgccaacacacacagctaattttgtatttttttttttagtagagacgaggt
Coding sequences:
- the FAM170A gene encoding protein FAM170A isoform X4 — its product is MKRRQKRKHLENEEFQETSEKGGGMSKSQEDALQPGSTRVAKGWSQGVGEVTSTSEYFSCVSSSRKLIHGGIQRIHRDSPQPQPPLAQVQERGETPPHSQHVSLSSHSSYKTCVSSLCVNKEERGMKIYYMQVQMKKGVAVSWETEETSESLEKQPKMEEVTLSEVVRQLRLMGQKILEDGVAFSCKREKKDPWR
- the FAM170A gene encoding protein FAM170A isoform X1; translation: MKRRQKRKHLENEEFQETSEKGGGMSKSQEDALQPGSTRVAKGWSQGVGEVTSTSEYFSCVSSSRKLIHGGIQRIHRDSPQPQPPLAQVQERGETPPHSQHVSLSSHSSYKTCVSSLCVNKEERGMKIYYMQVQMKKGVAVSWETEETSESLEKQPKMEEVTLSEVVRVGTPPSDVSTRNLLSDSEPSGEEKEHEERAESDSLPGSPTVEDTPRAKTPDWLVTMENGFRCMACCRVFTTMEALQEHVQYGIREGFSCHVFHLTMAQLTGNMKSESTQDKQKEENGNEEEEEEKPEAKKEEERQSTEEDLGLRRSWSQCPGCVFHSPKDRNS
- the FAM170A gene encoding protein FAM170A isoform X3 codes for the protein MKRRQKRKHLENEEFQETSEKGGGIQRIHRDSPQPQPPLAQVQERGETPPHSQHVSLSSHSSYKTCVSSLCVNKEERGMKIYYMQVQMKKGVAVSWETEETSESLEKQPKMEEVTLSEVVRVGTPPSDVSTRNLLSDSEPSGEEKEHEERAESDSLPGSPTVEDTPRAKTPDWLVTMENGFRCMACCRVFTTMEALQEHVQYGIREGFSCHVFHLTMAQLTGNMKSESTQDKQKEENGNEEEEEEKPEAKKEEERQSTEEDLGLRRSWSQCPGCVFHSPKDRNS
- the FAM170A gene encoding protein FAM170A isoform X2, yielding MKRRQKRKHLENEEFQETSEKGGGMSKSQEDALQPGSTRVAKGWSQGVGEVTSTSEYFSCVSSSRKLIHGGIQRIHRDSPQPQPPLAQVQERGETPPHSQHVSLSSHSSYKTCVSSLCVNKEERGMKIYYMQVQMKKGVAVSWETEETSESLEKQPKMEEVTLSEVVRVGTPPSDVSTRNLLSDSEPSGEEKEHEERAESDSLPGSPTVEDTPRAKTPDWLVTMENGFRCMACCRVFTTMEALQEHVQYGIREGFSCHVFHLTMAQLTGNMKSESTQDKQKEENGNEEEEEEKPEAKKEEERQSTEEDLGLRRSWSQCPGCVFHSPKDRN